The proteins below come from a single Holdemania massiliensis genomic window:
- a CDS encoding lipoate--protein ligase, with amino-acid sequence MLYFAEGQTFDPYFNLAMEKWLCDHLEGQLILYLWQNEHTVVIGKNQNPLKECRLAALRQDGGLLARRCSGGGAVYHDLGNLNFTILMPSDQFDLNKQCSVLLQAVRQFGINAQFSGRNDLTVEGRKFSGNAFYHGPYGSFHHGTLLVDTDGEKVGRYLRVSQAKLKGNGVDSVRRRVINLKECAPDITIDKLKTALREAMQQVYGQPGTPWSWTAQQLTEIRQLANEYQSEAWLLPDKFQADLCIEKRFGWGEIQVQLQLQPQRITACRLYSDAMDEAAISTLQQLLQDCPLTPEALHSRALKAAAEHPLIPECIAWISQEIEGQESTW; translated from the coding sequence ATGTTGTATTTTGCAGAGGGTCAGACTTTTGACCCTTACTTTAATTTAGCGATGGAAAAATGGCTTTGCGATCATCTTGAGGGACAGCTTATCCTGTACTTGTGGCAGAACGAACATACCGTCGTGATCGGCAAAAATCAGAATCCGTTAAAGGAGTGCCGGCTGGCGGCGCTGCGGCAGGACGGGGGATTGCTGGCCCGACGCTGTTCCGGGGGCGGAGCGGTGTACCATGATCTGGGAAATCTGAATTTCACAATCCTGATGCCTTCCGATCAATTTGATCTGAATAAACAGTGTTCTGTGCTTCTGCAGGCGGTGCGGCAATTCGGGATTAACGCGCAGTTCTCCGGCCGCAATGATCTGACGGTGGAAGGGCGCAAGTTCTCCGGCAATGCCTTTTATCATGGCCCTTACGGCAGCTTTCACCATGGAACGCTGCTGGTGGATACCGATGGTGAAAAGGTAGGCCGATATCTGCGGGTTTCCCAGGCAAAGCTGAAAGGCAATGGCGTTGATTCAGTGCGCCGACGGGTTATCAATTTGAAAGAATGCGCCCCGGACATCACGATTGACAAGCTTAAAACAGCGCTGCGGGAAGCGATGCAGCAGGTTTATGGTCAGCCGGGGACGCCCTGGTCATGGACAGCGCAGCAGCTAACGGAAATCCGGCAGCTGGCTAACGAATATCAAAGTGAAGCATGGCTGCTTCCAGATAAATTCCAGGCTGATCTGTGCATTGAGAAACGCTTTGGATGGGGCGAGATTCAGGTTCAGCTGCAGCTGCAGCCGCAGCGGATTACAGCCTGCCGGCTGTACAGCGACGCGATGGATGAAGCGGCGATCAGCACCTTGCAGCAGCTGCTTCAGGATTGTCCGCTGACTCCAGAGGCGCTGCATTCGCGCGCCTTAAAGGCCGCCGCAGAACATCCGCTGATCCCAGAGTGCATCGCATGGATCAGTCAAGAAATAGAAGGGCAGGAGTCTACATGGTAA
- the gcvPB gene encoding aminomethyl-transferring glycine dehydrogenase subunit GcvPB: protein MSQLIFERGGQGHRGVALPQLQVPAYTLNTPLRTEKPQLPSVSELEVVRHYTECSLRVKGVDHLFYPLGSCTMKYNPKVNEEAANLEGFTAIHPLAPQEDVQGCLEVMETLEHYLNQITGMDAFCFQPAAGAHGEFSGLMTIRNYLKRHHEDQRTVVFVPDSAHGTNPASAVMAGFTVKQIPSNEQGNVDVEALRAMADETTAALMLTNPNTLGLFEKDILEITQIIHDAGGLVYYDGANLNAIMGIARPGDMGFDVVHLNLHKTFSTPHGGGGPGSGPIGVKKHLIDYLPAPRIENGQIHEDCPESLGRMKMFYGNFGVMVRALTYVMILGKEGLRKTSQVAVLNARYLEHELSRRYDMAVDQPCMHEFVMTLKRQHQQLGINAMDIAKGMIDRGIHPPTMYFPLIVEEALMVEPTETEPKAVLDEAVRVLNELLDLASQDPQALHACPQTTPIGRIDEVQAARHPILRWQKENG from the coding sequence ATGAGTCAGCTGATTTTTGAACGCGGGGGTCAAGGCCATCGCGGTGTTGCGCTTCCGCAGCTGCAGGTCCCTGCCTATACGTTAAACACTCCGCTTCGCACAGAGAAGCCGCAGCTGCCTTCGGTCAGTGAGTTGGAAGTTGTGCGCCACTATACCGAATGTTCCCTGCGCGTGAAAGGTGTAGATCATCTCTTTTACCCGTTAGGCTCCTGTACGATGAAGTACAATCCAAAGGTCAACGAGGAGGCGGCGAATCTGGAAGGCTTTACGGCTATCCATCCACTGGCGCCTCAAGAAGATGTACAGGGCTGTCTGGAAGTGATGGAAACGTTGGAACACTATCTGAACCAAATCACCGGTATGGATGCCTTCTGCTTCCAGCCGGCGGCGGGGGCGCATGGTGAATTCAGCGGATTAATGACAATCCGCAACTATTTAAAACGTCATCATGAAGATCAGCGGACAGTCGTGTTCGTTCCGGATTCGGCTCATGGAACCAATCCGGCCAGCGCGGTTATGGCCGGCTTTACGGTGAAGCAGATTCCAAGCAACGAACAGGGCAATGTCGATGTGGAAGCCTTGCGGGCGATGGCCGATGAAACGACGGCGGCGCTGATGCTGACCAATCCGAATACCCTGGGTCTGTTTGAAAAAGATATTCTGGAAATTACCCAAATCATTCATGATGCCGGCGGCTTAGTTTATTATGACGGCGCCAATCTGAATGCGATCATGGGAATTGCTCGTCCTGGCGACATGGGCTTTGATGTCGTTCATCTGAACCTGCATAAAACATTCTCTACGCCGCATGGCGGCGGCGGACCGGGAAGCGGGCCGATCGGCGTCAAAAAGCATCTGATTGACTATTTGCCTGCGCCGCGGATTGAAAACGGTCAGATTCATGAGGATTGTCCGGAGAGTCTCGGCCGAATGAAGATGTTCTACGGCAATTTCGGCGTGATGGTCCGCGCTTTGACGTATGTCATGATCTTAGGCAAAGAAGGCCTGCGCAAAACCAGTCAGGTGGCTGTGCTCAACGCCCGCTATCTTGAACATGAACTGAGCCGACGCTACGATATGGCGGTGGATCAGCCATGCATGCATGAATTTGTCATGACGTTGAAGCGTCAGCATCAGCAGCTGGGGATCAATGCCATGGATATCGCCAAAGGCATGATCGATCGCGGCATTCATCCGCCGACGATGTATTTCCCATTGATCGTTGAGGAAGCCCTGATGGTTGAGCCGACGGAAACCGAACCGAAGGCGGTGCTGGATGAAGCGGTGCGCGTCTTAAACGAACTGCTCGATCTTGCATCTCAGGATCCGCAGGCTTTGCATGCTTGTCCGCAGACGACGCCGATTGGACGCATTGACGAAGTTCAGGCAGCTCGGCATCCAATCCTGCGCTGGCAGAAGGAAAACGGATAG
- the gcvPA gene encoding aminomethyl-transferring glycine dehydrogenase subunit GcvPA: MSDYIASSPEELQAMLDSLGLKDLDELTDHLPSAVLLQEDGWDLPSGMSEFEALAKIKKMASHNRIYEDLYRGAGAYRHYIPSLVNALAGRSEFLTAYTPYQAEMSQGLLQSIFEYQTMICELTGMDVSNASVYDGATAAAEALLMCRDPKHRRVLVPSSVHPQILQVIRTYGEAYGMEIAVLDCPNGILEEAVLRDALSEDTACLLLQQPNYFGLIEDAQTLFAAAAEKKVKGILHINPIAAALLPSAKEVGAVIAVGEGQPLGMPLNFGGPYLGFMASVSSLMRKLPGRIVGQSTDHQGRRAYVLTLQAREQHIRREKASSSICSNQALCALRAAIYCSAMGTEGIEQVAAHCISNAHYLAEQLCQKTALKLKYTGEFFHEFVTVSDVPSRVLLKHLEDHDILGGLPLNDHEILWCATEVNNKENMDHLVELIGEVAA, from the coding sequence ATGAGCGATTACATTGCATCCAGTCCCGAAGAACTGCAGGCGATGCTGGATTCTCTGGGGCTGAAAGATTTAGATGAATTAACCGACCATCTGCCGTCGGCGGTTCTGTTACAGGAAGACGGCTGGGATCTGCCGTCCGGCATGAGCGAATTTGAGGCGCTGGCCAAGATCAAAAAGATGGCCTCCCATAATCGGATCTATGAAGATCTGTATCGCGGCGCCGGGGCCTATCGGCATTACATCCCCAGCCTTGTCAATGCCTTAGCAGGGCGCAGTGAGTTTTTAACGGCCTATACACCGTATCAGGCGGAAATGAGCCAGGGTCTGCTTCAGTCCATTTTTGAATATCAGACGATGATCTGTGAGCTGACCGGCATGGATGTCAGCAATGCCAGTGTGTATGACGGAGCGACGGCCGCCGCTGAAGCACTGTTAATGTGCCGGGATCCGAAGCACCGCCGCGTGCTGGTTCCTTCTTCCGTCCACCCGCAGATTCTGCAGGTCATCCGCACCTATGGCGAAGCGTACGGCATGGAAATCGCCGTGCTGGACTGTCCAAACGGCATCTTGGAAGAGGCTGTGCTGCGGGATGCCTTGAGTGAGGATACGGCCTGTCTGCTTTTGCAGCAGCCCAACTATTTCGGCTTAATCGAAGATGCCCAGACACTGTTTGCGGCGGCAGCTGAAAAGAAGGTCAAAGGCATTCTGCATATTAATCCAATTGCCGCGGCGCTGTTGCCGTCGGCCAAGGAAGTCGGCGCAGTGATTGCGGTCGGCGAAGGTCAGCCGTTGGGCATGCCGCTGAATTTCGGCGGTCCGTACCTGGGCTTTATGGCCAGCGTTTCATCGCTGATGCGCAAGCTGCCGGGCCGGATTGTCGGTCAGAGTACCGATCATCAAGGCCGGCGCGCCTATGTTCTGACGCTGCAGGCCCGCGAGCAGCATATCCGACGGGAAAAAGCCAGCAGCTCCATCTGTTCCAATCAGGCGCTGTGCGCCTTAAGAGCGGCGATCTACTGCAGCGCGATGGGCACCGAAGGTATTGAACAGGTTGCAGCGCACTGCATCAGCAACGCTCACTATTTGGCTGAACAGCTGTGTCAGAAAACCGCGCTGAAATTAAAATATACCGGCGAGTTCTTTCATGAATTTGTTACGGTCAGCGACGTGCCAAGCCGCGTTTTGTTAAAGCATCTGGAAGATCATGATATCTTGGGCGGTCTGCCTTTGAACGATCATGAAATTCTGTGGTGCGCGACCGAAGTGAACAACAAGGAAAATATGGATCATCTGGTTGAACTGATCGGGGAGGTGGCCGCATGA